A genomic segment from Candidatus Borkfalkia ceftriaxoniphila encodes:
- a CDS encoding YerC/YecD family TrpR-related protein, whose amino-acid sequence MNENGDMTKILCRTLLNCKTEEDCLALLSDLCTFQEQEQMAQRVAAAKLLLEGKTYAEIMDSTEISSATLSRVSRAVHHGSGGYARLIPRDGR is encoded by the coding sequence ATGAACGAAAACGGGGATATGACGAAAATTCTCTGCCGCACGCTCCTGAACTGCAAGACGGAAGAGGACTGCCTCGCGCTTCTTTCCGATTTATGCACCTTTCAGGAACAGGAGCAGATGGCGCAGCGCGTCGCGGCGGCTAAATTATTGCTGGAAGGGAAAACGTATGCTGAAATTATGGACAGCACGGAAATATCTTCCGCTACGCTTTCCCGCGTTTCCCGCGCGGTGCACCACGGCAGCGGCGGCTATGCGCGGCTGATTCCGCGCGACGGACGATAA
- a CDS encoding SGNH/GDSL hydrolase family protein: MTMLNDFDITVMGDSIAKGLFLKDNKIMRIERNTVKLMQEHYGVSIENFSLFGQTLKKTVQKGFFDTYLENNAHKPNKVLVIALGGNDCDYNWKEVGEHPDAQHEPNTPPSEFFSLLNENVQKLKKGGIHTYLAALPPVYSDRYFQNIIAARADKDAVLHFFTGDVTNISRHQECYNNLILRAALLNRCPFIDFRTDFLLKNNMPDYISEDGIHPNEMGHELMFRRIQEFTEQSLPLYA, from the coding sequence ATGACTATGCTCAATGATTTCGACATCACCGTGATGGGAGATTCCATCGCCAAGGGATTATTTTTAAAGGATAATAAGATCATGCGAATCGAGCGCAACACCGTAAAACTGATGCAGGAACATTACGGGGTTTCCATCGAAAACTTTTCGCTGTTCGGACAGACGCTGAAAAAGACGGTGCAAAAAGGATTTTTCGATACGTATCTGGAAAACAACGCGCACAAACCCAACAAAGTTCTGGTCATCGCACTCGGCGGCAACGACTGCGACTATAACTGGAAGGAAGTAGGCGAACATCCCGACGCGCAGCACGAACCGAACACGCCGCCTTCGGAGTTTTTCTCCCTTTTGAACGAAAACGTACAAAAACTGAAAAAAGGCGGGATACACACCTATCTCGCGGCGCTGCCGCCCGTGTATTCCGACCGATATTTTCAAAATATCATCGCCGCTCGTGCGGATAAAGACGCCGTGCTGCACTTTTTCACGGGCGACGTGACCAACATTTCCCGTCATCAGGAATGCTACAACAATTTAATTTTGCGCGCGGCTCTCTTGAACCGCTGTCCCTTTATCGATTTCCGCACGGATTTTCTTTTGAAAAACAATATGCCCGACTATATCAGCGAGGACGGGATCCATCCCAACGAAATGGGACACGAACTCATGTTCCGCCGCATACAGGAGTTTACAGAGCAATCGCTGCCCCTATACGCTTAG
- a CDS encoding helix-turn-helix domain-containing protein — protein sequence MDDLKTIIARNLADCRKAANLTQLQLAEKLNYSDKAVSKWERGESVPDITVLCELAKLYGVTLDYLVTDRGGKPPKTRKQVTREVRKRILITLICCGLVWLLATFVFSMLLMCGVENYRVWLVFVYAMPASGVILIVFSSLWANKYCTAASVSFLVWTLALSIYLSVPMVQNIWLVFVIAVPLQLLTIFWFILRGQKNK from the coding sequence ATGGACGATCTCAAAACGATTATCGCGCGGAACCTGGCGGATTGCCGCAAGGCGGCGAATCTGACGCAGTTGCAACTCGCGGAAAAATTGAATTATTCGGATAAGGCAGTTTCGAAGTGGGAGCGCGGTGAGAGCGTCCCCGACATTACCGTGCTGTGCGAACTCGCGAAATTGTACGGCGTCACGCTGGACTATCTCGTGACCGACCGCGGCGGCAAACCGCCCAAAACGCGAAAACAGGTCACGCGGGAAGTACGCAAACGCATTTTGATCACCCTCATATGCTGCGGGCTTGTCTGGCTTTTGGCGACTTTCGTCTTTTCCATGCTCTTGATGTGCGGCGTCGAAAATTACCGCGTGTGGCTGGTGTTTGTGTACGCCATGCCCGCGTCGGGCGTTATTCTGATCGTTTTCAGTTCTCTGTGGGCGAACAAATACTGCACGGCGGCGTCCGTTTCCTTTCTCGTATGGACGCTGGCGCTTTCCATCTATCTGTCCGTTCCCATGGTGCAGAACATCTGGCTCGTATTCGTCATCGCGGTGCCGTTGCAACTTTTAACGATCTTCTGGTTTATCCTGCGCGGTCAAAAGAACAAATAA
- the alr gene encoding alanine racemase — protein MQRNIALVNLDNVVRNAENIRSVIGSAKLCAVVKCDGYGHGAAAIANALHGVCDSFAVALVDEGAQIRAAGVDEDILVLQPALDETEVLRAAAYNMILTLADDNDFLLVKKTCEKFGVRVRVHLKANTGMNRLGYEYWQFLNSCLLVKKQTDISVEGVYSHFYLPESRSETRAQYELFLRFCSVAEGVFGKLTKHIAASGGVFADAAYHMDMVRCGIALYGYLPRGIRSDKRFLPALCVYTHAAAGRKYEFGGIAYGRANGRSGDLTTLRIGYGDGFFRAGGIGNINNLCMDACVVSGAHAKGEPVLVFADADEYARRHNTISYEALCSVTKRAEFVYVRGLEQKNKE, from the coding sequence ATGCAGAGAAATATCGCTTTGGTCAATTTGGACAACGTCGTCCGCAACGCGGAAAATATCCGCTCGGTCATCGGTTCGGCAAAACTATGCGCGGTCGTCAAGTGCGACGGCTACGGCCACGGCGCCGCCGCAATCGCGAACGCCCTGCACGGGGTATGCGACTCGTTTGCAGTGGCGCTCGTCGACGAGGGCGCGCAGATCCGCGCGGCGGGGGTGGACGAGGATATCCTCGTATTGCAGCCCGCGCTTGACGAAACGGAAGTTCTGCGCGCTGCCGCTTACAACATGATCCTCACGCTCGCGGACGACAACGACTTTTTGCTCGTGAAAAAGACGTGCGAAAAATTCGGAGTACGCGTGCGCGTGCACCTGAAAGCCAATACGGGCATGAACCGCCTGGGCTATGAATACTGGCAGTTCCTCAATTCCTGTCTGCTCGTGAAAAAGCAAACGGATATTTCGGTGGAAGGAGTGTATTCGCACTTTTATCTTCCCGAAAGCAGATCGGAAACGCGCGCGCAGTACGAGTTGTTCCTGCGCTTTTGCAGCGTGGCGGAAGGGGTGTTCGGAAAACTTACCAAACACATTGCGGCGAGCGGCGGCGTATTTGCCGACGCCGCCTATCATATGGACATGGTGCGCTGCGGCATCGCATTATACGGCTATCTGCCGCGCGGCATCAGATCGGATAAGCGTTTTTTGCCGGCGCTCTGCGTATACACGCATGCGGCGGCGGGCAGAAAATACGAATTCGGCGGCATCGCCTACGGCCGTGCGAACGGCAGGTCGGGCGATCTGACGACGCTCCGCATCGGCTACGGGGACGGGTTTTTCCGTGCGGGCGGGATCGGGAATATCAACAATCTGTGTATGGACGCATGCGTGGTGTCGGGCGCGCACGCTAAGGGCGAGCCCGTGCTCGTTTTCGCCGACGCGGACGAATACGCGCGGCGGCATAACACCATTTCGTACGAGGCTCTGTGCTCTGTCACAAAGCGCGCCGAATTCGTGTACGTGCGCGGCTTGGAGCAGAAAAATAAGGAATGA
- a CDS encoding 5-formyltetrahydrofolate cyclo-ligase → MQKQQLRARMKALRAACEDRRARDNGIFENLFSQPFMNAETFFVYVSFGSEADTRRIIEELFKRGKTVFLPRVAGQRMQCVRYVGQALEKGAFGIMEPQGDAEEIVPDVCLTPLLAADRRCARLGYGGGYYDRFFMDKQLCKVGLAYSFQIVNEVPAEPTDVFLDAVATEREVLYRR, encoded by the coding sequence ATGCAAAAGCAACAACTTCGCGCCCGCATGAAAGCGCTGCGCGCAGCCTGCGAAGATCGGCGGGCGCGGGATAACGGCATATTCGAAAATCTGTTTTCCCAACCCTTTATGAATGCGGAAACGTTTTTCGTCTACGTTTCTTTCGGGAGCGAGGCGGATACGCGGCGCATCATAGAGGAACTTTTCAAACGAGGCAAAACAGTCTTTTTACCCCGCGTGGCGGGGCAACGGATGCAGTGCGTCCGCTACGTCGGACAAGCGCTCGAAAAGGGCGCGTTCGGCATTATGGAACCGCAAGGGGACGCCGAAGAAATTGTGCCCGACGTATGCCTGACGCCGCTTCTGGCGGCTGACAGGCGCTGTGCGCGGCTGGGCTACGGCGGGGGATACTACGACAGGTTTTTTATGGACAAGCAGTTGTGCAAAGTCGGGCTCGCCTATTCTTTTCAGATCGTAAACGAAGTGCCTGCGGAGCCGACGGACGTTTTTTTGGACGCCGTCGCGACCGAGCGGGAAGTATTATATCGGAGGTAA
- the rsmD gene encoding 16S rRNA (guanine(966)-N(2))-methyltransferase RsmD — MRIIGGKFRGRVLTGFKGNDIRPTADRVKESLFNILAPEIHGANLLDLFCGCGNVGLEAISRGADYVVFNDVSKDSLAVLRKNLSLLKTDAKIYNCDFRSLLGSLDMTFDVIYIDPPYKSGFGAEALSIIGERRLLTTGGVAVFESDKPFEGEIASLVKYDERKYGSTYLTFFTPD; from the coding sequence TTGAGGATCATCGGAGGAAAATTCCGCGGCAGAGTGCTTACGGGTTTTAAAGGAAACGATATCCGCCCGACCGCGGACAGGGTAAAGGAATCTCTATTCAATATTCTCGCGCCCGAAATTCACGGCGCAAATCTGTTGGATCTATTCTGCGGGTGCGGCAACGTGGGGCTGGAAGCTATCTCGCGCGGCGCCGATTACGTGGTGTTCAACGACGTTTCCAAAGACAGCCTCGCCGTGCTCAGAAAGAATCTGTCTCTTTTAAAGACGGACGCGAAAATTTACAACTGCGATTTCAGATCGCTGCTCGGATCTTTGGATATGACTTTCGACGTCATTTATATCGACCCGCCGTATAAAAGCGGTTTCGGCGCGGAGGCGCTTTCGATTATCGGCGAACGGAGATTGCTGACGACGGGCGGCGTCGCCGTATTCGAGAGCGATAAACCATTCGAAGGGGAGATCGCGTCGCTCGTGAAATACGACGAGCGCAAGTACGGCAGTACCTATCTCACGTTTTTTACCCCCGATTGA
- the coaD gene encoding pantetheine-phosphate adenylyltransferase has product MKKCVFAGTFDPPTIGHQDIVLKCLEIFDEVVVALMINPNKQPLFKTEDRLMLLEKVFSGHPNVKVVAYDGLLVDLLRKENTKFYVRGIRNGTDYDYENQLNYINCDMYKQMITIFLPTRQNLVHISSSLVKDALRFHKNVDDYVPAEIRGDIRKLLDTEVR; this is encoded by the coding sequence ATGAAAAAATGCGTCTTTGCGGGCACGTTTGACCCGCCTACCATCGGGCACCAGGATATCGTTCTGAAATGTTTGGAAATTTTCGACGAAGTCGTGGTCGCTTTGATGATCAATCCCAACAAACAGCCGCTTTTCAAAACCGAAGACAGGCTTATGCTGCTCGAAAAGGTTTTTTCGGGACACCCGAACGTCAAAGTCGTCGCGTACGACGGACTTTTGGTGGATCTTCTGCGCAAAGAGAATACCAAATTTTACGTGCGCGGCATTCGGAACGGTACAGATTACGATTACGAAAACCAACTCAATTACATCAACTGCGATATGTACAAGCAGATGATCACCATTTTTCTGCCTACGCGGCAGAATCTCGTGCATATCAGTTCCAGTCTTGTAAAAGACGCGCTCAGGTTTCATAAAAACGTAGACGATTACGTCCCCGCCGAGATCCGCGGGGACATTCGGAAATTACTAGATACAGAGGTCAGATAA
- a CDS encoding 3-deoxy-7-phosphoheptulonate synthase, giving the protein MFRREERIPEAEEIIAETPLPENLRKIKRGRDELAGEVIRGDTDKLLLIIGPCSAHESRPVLDYVEKLGKLNERVKDKIVIVPRIYTNKPRTKGVGYKGMFTQPDPNGKEDILKGIKTLRQLHIDAIGISGLSAADEMLYPENYAYVEDLLTYIAVGARSSENQMHRLVSSGIELPVGIKNPMSGSIPVLLNSIYAAQSEQIFKYQNYQVKTTGNELAHAVLRGAVDNYGNDIPNFHYEFVMKVIEGYSKSGLKHPAIVIDANHSNSGKKHRQQIRIVEEVLNNRLYDKDFKKYVKGFMIESFLEEGCQREDIVYGKSITDPCLGWEDTERLVLDIADKV; this is encoded by the coding sequence ATGTTCAGAAGAGAAGAAAGGATTCCCGAAGCGGAAGAGATCATTGCCGAAACGCCGCTGCCCGAAAATTTACGGAAAATAAAGCGCGGGCGCGACGAACTCGCAGGCGAAGTTATCCGCGGCGATACGGACAAGTTGTTGCTCATCATAGGTCCCTGTTCGGCGCACGAGAGCAGACCCGTTTTGGACTACGTGGAAAAACTCGGAAAACTCAACGAGCGCGTCAAGGATAAAATCGTCATCGTGCCGCGCATCTACACCAATAAACCGCGCACCAAGGGCGTGGGTTACAAGGGTATGTTCACTCAGCCCGACCCCAATGGTAAAGAAGATATTTTAAAGGGGATCAAGACGCTTCGTCAACTGCATATCGACGCCATCGGCATCAGCGGGCTTTCGGCGGCGGACGAAATGCTCTATCCCGAAAACTACGCCTATGTGGAGGACTTGCTGACCTACATCGCGGTGGGCGCACGTTCAAGTGAGAACCAGATGCACCGCCTGGTTTCCAGCGGCATCGAACTTCCCGTAGGGATCAAAAATCCCATGAGCGGCAGCATTCCCGTGCTGCTCAACTCCATTTACGCCGCACAGAGCGAGCAGATCTTCAAATATCAGAACTATCAGGTCAAAACGACGGGCAACGAATTGGCGCATGCGGTACTGCGCGGTGCGGTGGACAATTACGGCAACGATATTCCCAATTTTCACTATGAATTCGTGATGAAAGTCATCGAGGGCTATTCAAAGAGCGGGCTGAAACACCCCGCCATCGTGATCGACGCGAATCATTCCAATTCGGGCAAAAAGCACAGACAGCAGATCCGTATCGTCGAGGAGGTTTTAAACAACCGCCTGTACGACAAGGATTTCAAAAAGTACGTCAAGGGCTTCATGATCGAAAGTTTTCTGGAAGAGGGCTGTCAGAGAGAGGATATCGTCTACGGAAAATCCATCACCGATCCCTGCCTGGGGTGGGAAGATACCGAGCGGCTCGTGCTCGATATCGCGGACAAGGTATAA
- a CDS encoding prephenate dehydratase, translating into MKTAYLGPEGSYSSLAARKLCPTAEYLPRKSFYAAVSCVLACEADCAVLPVENTLQGAVAQNLDLLYASAELFAVKEYLLQIDHRLIFRRGVNLSRIERVFSHEQAILQCGKFLSENLPQAKIVYTDSTAESLSVMQKETDAGIVGAHMAREGYELSAENIADEKKNFTHFLLVKRGEEHLPVHSGRVYFAASCPHEPGALLKMLQILAVYDLNMTKIESRPKKDSPGEYNFFIEFEGDIAANGVRAALSRLQEYTKNFKLLGCY; encoded by the coding sequence ATGAAGACCGCATATCTCGGCCCCGAGGGGAGTTATTCGTCGCTTGCCGCCCGCAAATTGTGCCCGACGGCAGAGTATCTGCCCCGCAAAAGTTTTTATGCGGCGGTTTCCTGCGTGCTCGCGTGCGAGGCGGACTGCGCCGTTCTGCCCGTGGAAAACACGTTGCAGGGCGCCGTGGCGCAAAACCTCGATCTCTTATATGCCAGCGCCGAATTATTCGCCGTAAAGGAATACCTGTTGCAGATCGACCATCGCCTGATATTCCGCCGCGGCGTAAATCTTTCCCGTATCGAGCGGGTATTTTCTCACGAACAGGCCATACTGCAATGCGGGAAATTCCTTTCCGAAAATCTGCCGCAGGCGAAGATCGTCTATACCGACTCGACGGCGGAGAGTTTGTCCGTCATGCAAAAGGAAACGGACGCGGGGATCGTGGGCGCGCATATGGCGCGCGAAGGCTACGAACTTTCTGCGGAAAACATTGCCGACGAAAAGAAAAATTTTACGCATTTCCTGCTCGTAAAAAGGGGAGAGGAACATCTCCCCGTGCATTCCGGACGCGTATACTTTGCGGCGTCCTGCCCGCACGAACCGGGCGCGCTTTTAAAGATGCTGCAAATTCTCGCGGTGTACGATCTCAATATGACGAAGATCGAATCCCGCCCCAAAAAAGATTCGCCGGGCGAATATAACTTTTTTATCGAATTCGAGGGCGATATCGCGGCAAACGGCGTCCGCGCGGCGCTCAGCCGCCTGCAGGAGTATACCAAAAATTTCAAACTTTTAGGTTGTTACTGA
- a CDS encoding nucleoside recognition domain-containing protein, giving the protein MTKSKKILYASLSAAILAIIVLLAMFPERYAKCCLSGLELWLYFVLPSLFPFFVLTALLTKLGVAERASRVLSPLCEKAFKMPGIASYCFAMSALSGYPVGSRMLADLRENGLITDAQATRMSPLCSTSGPLFVIASVGAAMFHSQKIGLILFCSHIFAVVLVCLVFSAFTKKQPAAQPPQRRLVAADNILYESVYGAVTSILVVGAFIAVFYILAQILSDFYLLLPAESLFSLVLSPFDKSGQLAAAFTQGLIEATHGCKLLAQNPGMLSVSLAAFVITFGGVSILAQQICYFKKAGVKLKYFLPVKIIQAFTAFALCLLFCFLFQ; this is encoded by the coding sequence ATGACCAAATCGAAAAAAATTTTGTACGCCTCCCTTTCGGCGGCCATACTTGCCATCATCGTACTTTTGGCAATGTTTCCCGAACGGTATGCGAAATGCTGTCTGAGCGGATTGGAGTTGTGGCTGTATTTCGTGCTCCCCTCGCTGTTCCCTTTTTTCGTTCTGACGGCGCTGCTCACGAAACTGGGCGTCGCCGAGCGCGCCTCGCGCGTCCTGTCGCCGCTGTGCGAAAAGGCGTTCAAGATGCCGGGCATCGCCTCCTACTGCTTTGCGATGAGCGCGCTGTCGGGCTATCCCGTGGGCAGCCGCATGCTTGCGGACCTTCGCGAAAACGGCTTGATCACCGACGCGCAGGCGACGAGGATGAGCCCGCTGTGTTCCACTTCGGGACCGCTGTTCGTCATTGCGAGCGTCGGCGCCGCCATGTTCCACAGTCAAAAGATCGGACTGATCCTTTTCTGTTCGCATATTTTCGCGGTCGTGCTCGTGTGCCTGGTGTTTTCCGCTTTCACAAAAAAGCAACCCGCCGCCCAACCGCCTCAAAGAAGGCTCGTTGCAGCCGACAATATTTTGTACGAGAGCGTGTACGGCGCGGTGACTTCCATCCTCGTGGTGGGCGCGTTCATCGCCGTATTCTATATTCTGGCGCAGATCCTTTCGGACTTTTATCTGCTCTTACCCGCAGAATCGCTGTTCTCGCTCGTTTTATCGCCCTTCGACAAGAGCGGACAACTCGCCGCCGCCTTTACGCAGGGGCTCATCGAGGCGACGCACGGCTGCAAACTGCTGGCGCAAAATCCGGGAATGCTGTCCGTTTCCCTCGCCGCATTCGTCATTACATTCGGCGGCGTATCCATTCTCGCCCAGCAGATCTGTTATTTCAAAAAAGCGGGCGTCAAACTTAAATATTTTCTGCCCGTTAAAATCATACAGGCGTTTACCGCCTTTGCGCTGTGCCTGCTGTTTTGTTTTCTGTTTCAGTAA
- a CDS encoding patatin-like phospholipase family protein — MSKTLGLALGAGGTRGIAHVGFLKALEEADIRPDYIAGSSMGSVVGACYSKGMTCDEMRDIAFELKTTDILDVSLIALAKLGLLKSVRVRKLISGFLEDCTFEQLHIPFCCVAVDLKTAELKCFSEGSVVDAVLASSAMPTVFRPVEIDGMLLVDGGVLCRVPVREVKKMGADVVVAVDVLGKVEKLDKVPNVLSLVTRVYDIMDCKRTQTVHTKHSRKIDLWLEPEMEDVSQYKVKNIEAAYEAGYRIGKENAEKIKELISE; from the coding sequence ATGAGTAAAACATTGGGTCTTGCGCTCGGCGCGGGAGGTACGCGCGGCATCGCGCACGTGGGGTTTTTGAAGGCTCTCGAAGAGGCGGATATCCGCCCCGACTATATCGCGGGTTCTTCTATGGGAAGCGTGGTCGGAGCCTGCTATTCCAAGGGCATGACCTGCGACGAAATGCGCGACATCGCATTTGAGTTGAAGACGACGGATATCCTGGACGTAAGCCTCATTGCTCTGGCGAAACTGGGACTGTTAAAATCCGTCCGCGTCAGGAAACTTATATCGGGCTTTTTGGAGGATTGTACCTTCGAACAGTTGCATATTCCTTTTTGCTGCGTGGCGGTGGATTTAAAGACGGCGGAACTGAAATGTTTTTCCGAAGGCAGCGTCGTGGACGCGGTTCTCGCGTCCAGCGCCATGCCTACGGTCTTCCGTCCTGTGGAGATCGACGGTATGCTTCTCGTCGACGGCGGCGTTTTGTGCCGCGTTCCCGTCAGAGAAGTCAAAAAGATGGGCGCCGACGTGGTCGTCGCCGTGGACGTTCTGGGGAAAGTTGAAAAACTCGACAAGGTGCCGAACGTGCTTTCGCTCGTGACGCGCGTTTACGATATCATGGACTGCAAGCGCACGCAGACGGTGCATACCAAGCACAGCCGCAAGATCGATCTGTGGCTGGAACCCGAAATGGAAGACGTGAGCCAGTACAAAGTGAAAAATATCGAAGCCGCCTACGAGGCAGGCTATCGGATCGGCAAAGAAAACGCCGAAAAGATCAAAGAATTGATCTCAGAGTAA
- a CDS encoding replication-associated recombination protein A, with the protein MDLFDLNNNEYEAKPLAEKMRASNLDDFIGQKHIVSPNSLLRRAISMDRLGSCIFWGPPGCGKTTLAHIIASTTNGNFVKLNAVQSGVADVKKAVEEARNSLKMYGKKTYLLLDECHRFNKTQSDSLLPSIEQGTIIFIGSTTENPYASMTPAIVSRCRVFEFKRLSEEEITGALKTALTSRKGLYQYKTDVSEDALKHIANMCGGDLRAAYNALELAVVTTQPQSDGTVRVTLEDAEQSIQRKALSYNEDVYYDLLSAFCKSLRGSDSDAALYYAFRLIEGGCDPILIFRRLIAHSSEDVGMADPQALVVATSALYAFERMGPPEGLIPLTNAIIYVCEAEKSNSVITAMGAARKAATEIRDDNIPPYLKDNSYGDAAAKAQSRRYKYPHDYGGYVKQQYLPDSLKDAEFYKPSDRGYEKTVRQIRVKKGME; encoded by the coding sequence ATGGATTTATTCGATCTCAATAACAACGAATACGAGGCGAAACCGCTCGCTGAAAAAATGCGTGCCAGCAATCTGGACGATTTTATCGGGCAAAAACACATCGTTTCACCCAACAGCCTGCTGCGCCGCGCTATTTCTATGGACCGGCTTGGCAGTTGTATTTTCTGGGGACCGCCCGGCTGCGGCAAAACGACGCTCGCGCACATCATCGCTTCGACGACCAACGGTAATTTCGTCAAATTGAACGCCGTGCAGAGCGGCGTCGCGGACGTGAAAAAGGCAGTGGAAGAGGCGCGCAACAGTTTGAAAATGTACGGAAAGAAGACTTATCTTCTTCTCGACGAGTGCCATCGTTTCAATAAGACGCAATCCGATTCCCTCCTTCCTTCCATCGAGCAGGGAACGATCATATTTATCGGTTCCACTACGGAAAATCCCTACGCCTCGATGACGCCCGCCATCGTTTCGCGCTGCCGCGTGTTCGAATTCAAGCGCCTTTCGGAAGAGGAGATCACGGGCGCTTTGAAAACCGCTCTCACTTCCAGAAAGGGATTGTACCAATACAAGACGGACGTGTCCGAAGACGCTTTGAAACATATCGCCAATATGTGCGGGGGAGATCTTCGCGCCGCGTATAACGCGCTGGAACTCGCCGTCGTCACCACGCAGCCGCAGTCGGACGGCACCGTGCGCGTGACGCTCGAAGACGCGGAACAGTCCATCCAGAGAAAGGCGCTTTCCTACAACGAGGACGTGTATTACGATCTGTTGTCAGCGTTCTGCAAGAGTTTGCGGGGGAGCGATTCCGACGCCGCGCTCTATTACGCCTTCCGCCTCATCGAAGGAGGCTGCGATCCGATTCTCATCTTCCGCCGCCTGATCGCTCATTCCAGCGAGGACGTGGGTATGGCGGATCCGCAGGCGCTCGTCGTGGCGACTTCCGCGCTTTACGCGTTCGAACGCATGGGTCCGCCCGAAGGGCTGATCCCTCTGACAAACGCCATTATTTATGTTTGCGAAGCGGAAAAATCCAATTCCGTCATTACGGCGATGGGCGCGGCGAGAAAAGCCGCCACGGAGATCCGCGATGACAATATCCCGCCCTATCTCAAAGACAATTCTTACGGCGACGCGGCGGCAAAAGCGCAGAGCCGACGCTATAAATACCCGCATGATTACGGCGGTTACGTCAAACAGCAATATCTGCCCGACAGCCTGAAAGACGCCGAGTTTTATAAACCCTCCGACCGCGGCTACGAAAAAACCGTGCGTCAGATCCGCGTCAAAAAGGGAATGGAGTAG